The genomic window TGACGTTGGGATGATCCTGCGGCTCGAACATGTCCAGCACGTGCGGGCGGAAGGCCTGGTTGGTGAACACGACGAACGACCCGGCCGGGTAGGACTTGCCGTGCACGGAGAACGGGGCGGTGGCGCGATGGACAGTGACGTTCACGTCACGGAGGGCGTTGATGAACTTCACCGCGGTCGGGAAGTCGGCCTGGTCCGACGAAATGATGAAGGCACGCGGGTCGCGCAGTTCCGGTTTGTGCAGCGCAGCCATCGCCGCCTGCTCGGCTGCGGGTGCCTGTCCTGAGGCCCCCGAAGGGCCGCCGCGGCCACCCGTCTCCGGCATCGCGTTGATGCGCGAGGGCGATGGCGTCCAATAGTCGTGACTGCCGCGATCGATTGCACGCTGCCCCATCCGGTAAATGTTGAACAGCAGGTTCTCGCGGTTGCGGGAGGCGTAGTCGAGGATGGCGCGATCGAAGGTCATCGAGTAGTCGATCGACTGCTTGAAGTGCCATTCCTGCGGTTCGATCGGATACGGCAGGTCGCGGTTGGGGAGCAGCCGCTGCGGCGTCAGCGGCACCCGCATCGGCGTCGGGCTGCCGATCGTCTCGGTCAGGATGGCGATGATGTTGTGGAAGTTGCCGGTATTGCGGATGCCGCCGTTCCACCAGCCGTCGTAGGCGCCGCCCGAGGCCAGCGTCACGCCCGGCTTCCCTTCCGCTGCCGCGCGCTCGGCGAGATGTGTGCCGAGCGCCTGCAGGCCGAGAATCAGCAGCGGATCGAGGTTGTAGTTGTAGGGATCGCGCTGCGGCGACGACCACGCGATCGTGCCGGCCGGCCCCGCCTGATGGTGGTTGTAGAGAATCTGCGGCATCCAGTCGTGATAGAGCGCGCGGCTGATGTTCTTCGTCTCGGCCTGCGTCGAGGCGAAGAAGTCGCGGTTGTTGTCGTGCCCGATGTACTTCTGGTAGAGGCGCGGCAGGTTGTTGAGCGATCGCTTCAGCGGATCCGCGTTCCGCATGTACCAGTCGGCGACGAGATCGTTGCCGTCGGGATTGGCGTGGACAAACAAAATGATGCAGTCGTTGAGGAAGCGCTGCGTCTCTTCATCGTTCCGGCTGACCATCTCGTAGACGATCTCGACGAGCTGCTGCGCGCCAAGCGTCTCGGTCGCGTGCAAGCCGCCGTCGATCCAGACGACCGTCTTCCCTTCCTTGGCGAGGGCGTGGGCCTGATCGTCGGTCAGCCCTTCGGCAAAGCCGAGCCGGCGCGAGATGTCCTGATAGTGGGTGAGCTTCGCGTGGTTCGCGGGTGACGTGACGATCGCCATCCACTGGGTCCGCCCTTCGGCGGTCTTCCCCATGTCGTGGAGGACCATTCGGCTCGACTCTCTGGCGAGCGTCTTCCAGTAGGCCTCGATCTGTTTGTAGTTGGCCAGCTCGTAGTCGTCGCCGATGTCGAACCCGAAGGCTTCCTTCGGGGAGGTGATGTGCGCGGTGCGCGGCTGCTGCGCCTTCATCACCGACACGCACAGCACCGCGACCGCCGTCACCGTCAGCATTCGACGCATAGCGGCTGGATTCTACGTCAGCCGCGCGCGCGGCTGGCAGGTGTAGACTGGCGGCGTCCCGACGATGACGCACAGGCTGCTGTCGGCGGCGCTGCTCGCGCTCCTGCTGCAGGTGCCGCAGTTCAAGGGCGGCGTCGACGTCGTCCGCTTCAACGTTGTGGTGCTCGACAAGGATCGGCACCCGATCGCCGGCCTGACCGCCGACGACTTTCGCGTCGTCGAGGACGGCAAGGCGTTACGGGTCGCCGGCTTCGAGGCCGTGACCATTCCATCGGCAGCTGCAGTACCAGCAGCGGCGCCCGCGACCCACACTGCCGACCTACACGTCGAGACCGTCACGAATCATCGCAACGGGCCCGGACGGGTGGTCGTCATCGTGATGGACTGGACGATTCCCAACGAGCAGCCCATGGTCACCGCGCGACTGATTGCGAACGCCGCCATCGATGCCCTCGGGCCGAACGACCTTGCCGCGGTGGTGTTCGACTCGGGGGTCACGGGGAACCGGCTGCAGGGCCTGACGGCGAACCGCGATCGGCTGCGTGTTGCGGTCGCCTCCGCGCAGATGGGCAGGTCGACCGACGTCCAGATGACGCCCAAGGGGCTGATGCGAGGCGGGTCCGGTGGACCGTCGACCGTGTGCTACTGCGGCCTGTGCGGCATTCAGACACTCGCCGGGATCGCCGACGCGATCGCGCCATTGCAGTACTTCCAGAAGATGATCCTGTTCATCGGCCACGATCTGCCGCTGGCAGAGAACTCGCCGGCAGCACACGGCGGCTGCGAGGGGCTGTATCGCGAAGAGCGGGAGAAGCTCTTCCAGGCCATCGATCGCGGCAGCGTCGTCGTCCATGCGATCGATCCGCGCGGGCTCGACACCGGTGCGGTCGGCGCCGACGCCTTCCCCAGTGACTCGAGGCCGCCGTCATCCGAGCGGCTGATTCGCGAAGGGAATCTCAAGACGCTGTCCGAGTACACCGGCGGCCACTCTGTCGTGGGCGTGAACCAACCGGAGCGGCTGATCCCGGAGATCTTCGAGGAGAGCCGTGTCTACTACGTGCTGGCGGTCGAGCGCGGAGCGGCGCGCGGCAACGGCCGGGCGCACTCCGTGCGGTTCGAGGTAACGCGTCCCGGAGTGTCCGTACTCAGCCGGCTTGCATACCTCGACGCCATCCCGGAGAGGCCAAGGAAGGCGCCGACCGATCCGCTCGAGCGGGCGGTAGCCGAGGTGTTACCACTGGCCGATCTGCCGTTGCGGATGACGCTGGCGCCTGGCACAACGAAGAACTCGAGCGTCGACGTCACGTTGGCGACCCCGCTGGCGGCGTCGGCGCGTGCCGACGTCCTGGTCTCTGTCTTCGACCAGTTCTCCAAGGAGGTCGGAACAGAGCGCGCGAAGGTGGAACTGCCGGCGCGAGAGGGTGACGAGGCCGAGTGGAAGATGCACCTGAATCCGAAGCCGGGACACTACGAGGTGCGCGCCGCCGTGCAGATCGGCAACCAGGTTGGAACGATCGTCGGGTATATCGACGTGGCGAATAGCGCCAGGCCAGCAGACACGTCGACCGAGGTACAACCACACAACGCCGCACCACACGAAGAGGCGAAGAACGCCACTCCTGTCGTGTCGCGATCAGAACGCCGATCTGCAGCGCTCGACGCGTTGCTCGCACAGGCGGCCGTCCAGGTCGAACAGTACGGCAGCCCGAGCGGCGGGTTGCTTCTCGACGAGAAGTACGACCAGCAGGTCTCCGGGCGGATGCTTACGATGCGTGAGCTCA from Vicinamibacterales bacterium includes these protein-coding regions:
- a CDS encoding M14 family metallopeptidase → MRRMLTVTAVAVLCVSVMKAQQPRTAHITSPKEAFGFDIGDDYELANYKQIEAYWKTLARESSRMVLHDMGKTAEGRTQWMAIVTSPANHAKLTHYQDISRRLGFAEGLTDDQAHALAKEGKTVVWIDGGLHATETLGAQQLVEIVYEMVSRNDEETQRFLNDCIILFVHANPDGNDLVADWYMRNADPLKRSLNNLPRLYQKYIGHDNNRDFFASTQAETKNISRALYHDWMPQILYNHHQAGPAGTIAWSSPQRDPYNYNLDPLLILGLQALGTHLAERAAAEGKPGVTLASGGAYDGWWNGGIRNTGNFHNIIAILTETIGSPTPMRVPLTPQRLLPNRDLPYPIEPQEWHFKQSIDYSMTFDRAILDYASRNRENLLFNIYRMGQRAIDRGSHDYWTPSPSRINAMPETGGRGGPSGASGQAPAAEQAAMAALHKPELRDPRAFIISSDQADFPTAVKFINALRDVNVTVHRATAPFSVHGKSYPAGSFVVFTNQAFRPHVLDMFEPQDHPNVIAYPGAPPTRPYDNAGWTLAFQMGVQFDRVLEGVTGPFEKVTEVNVKPPATVIPARSHVFIDRRANDAFTAVNRVLAKGGQAGANNLGFVLMADDATLRSVAPLGVTVRPEMDYGYEPIHAPRIALWDQYGGSAESGWTRWILEQFEFPFARVYAPELDGGNLNAKYDVLILPQGAVPAAGGGGRGGRGGGGGAVDAIDIPAEYRSQLGRITAETTVPQIKAFLDGGGTVIAIGTSAMNLAQQLKLPIENHLVENGAPIPPAKYFVPGSVLTAKVDTAYPLASGMRERTDFFFDNNPVFTLGPGAEAAGLKAFAWFDSPTPLHSGWAWGQQYLNGGVLAIDAPIGKGHLVLYGPEILQRAQPHGTFKLLFNAMYRSAAADRQ
- a CDS encoding VWA domain-containing protein; protein product: MTHRLLSAALLALLLQVPQFKGGVDVVRFNVVVLDKDRHPIAGLTADDFRVVEDGKALRVAGFEAVTIPSAAAVPAAAPATHTADLHVETVTNHRNGPGRVVVIVMDWTIPNEQPMVTARLIANAAIDALGPNDLAAVVFDSGVTGNRLQGLTANRDRLRVAVASAQMGRSTDVQMTPKGLMRGGSGGPSTVCYCGLCGIQTLAGIADAIAPLQYFQKMILFIGHDLPLAENSPAAHGGCEGLYREEREKLFQAIDRGSVVVHAIDPRGLDTGAVGADAFPSDSRPPSSERLIREGNLKTLSEYTGGHSVVGVNQPERLIPEIFEESRVYYVLAVERGAARGNGRAHSVRFEVTRPGVSVLSRLAYLDAIPERPRKAPTDPLERAVAEVLPLADLPLRMTLAPGTTKNSSVDVTLATPLAASARADVLVSVFDQFSKEVGTERAKVELPAREGDEAEWKMHLNPKPGHYEVRAAVQIGNQVGTIVGYIDVANSARPADTSTEVQPHNAAPHEEAKNATPVVSRSERRSAALDALLAQAAVQVEQYGSPSGGLLLDEKYDQQVSGRMLTMRELKSELLILPDAAEGWVEFRDVLAVDGKPVVDRQDRLLHLFSGAESDPRGIGRRITEEGARYNLNGATTVTRTLNHPMVPLLYLRWANQARSQFAIAENTGDGRHVTFTEVRTPALIGTAGDQPATGDFWIDPATGQVTRTLLRVVSRSGAATVSATIRVRYRRDDKTGLMMPVTMEERYSVRNPQGVSVETIDATAWYSNPRQFKASASEVK